A single region of the Gracilibacillus caseinilyticus genome encodes:
- a CDS encoding sugar phosphate isomerase/epimerase family protein yields the protein MKLGLCSVTFRDKNPEQLIDLAMEAKLDAIEWGGDVHVPPGEYEVAKQVGELTRSRDLVVSSYGSYYRLADHTGNEFDFETILETARRLEAPAIRVWAGMQGSADADQAYMEKVAEDARRIADIAAKENISIHLEYHEGTLTDTKESAKQLMETINHQHVFLYWQPANNVSVEERLASIQYLKEWLSNVHIFHWRSYTDRMQLASGMNEWELYLEKIEQDPNMNRYVLMEFVKDDDDRQFLMDAQTLHNLKDIVDKKAT from the coding sequence ATGAAATTAGGATTATGTTCTGTAACGTTCCGTGATAAGAATCCTGAACAGCTTATTGATTTAGCGATGGAGGCGAAACTGGATGCAATCGAATGGGGTGGAGATGTCCATGTACCACCTGGTGAATATGAAGTGGCGAAACAAGTAGGAGAACTCACAAGGTCACGAGATTTAGTAGTAAGCTCTTATGGCTCCTACTATCGACTAGCAGATCATACAGGTAATGAGTTTGATTTTGAAACCATTCTAGAAACAGCCAGAAGGTTAGAAGCACCTGCTATTCGCGTTTGGGCGGGCATGCAAGGCAGTGCCGATGCGGACCAAGCCTATATGGAAAAAGTGGCAGAAGATGCGAGACGAATTGCTGATATCGCAGCAAAAGAAAATATTTCAATCCATCTTGAATACCATGAGGGGACGTTAACTGATACGAAGGAAAGTGCCAAACAATTAATGGAAACGATCAATCATCAGCATGTATTCTTATACTGGCAGCCAGCGAACAATGTTTCTGTAGAAGAACGGTTGGCAAGCATTCAGTATTTGAAAGAGTGGCTAAGCAATGTTCATATTTTCCATTGGCGCTCCTATACCGATCGCATGCAGCTGGCAAGCGGAATGAATGAATGGGAGCTCTATTTAGAGAAAATCGAACAGGATCCGAATATGAACCGATACGTATTAATGGAATTTGTCAAAGATGATGACGACAGGCAATTTTTGATGGATGCCCAGACATTGCATAACCTTAAAGATATTGTCGATAAGAAAGCAACCTGA
- a CDS encoding LacI family DNA-binding transcriptional regulator, producing the protein MATIKDIAKKAGVSIATVSRVLNYDPTLSVGDETKKRIFEIAESMSYQKRATRKKLTRRIAFVHWVTESEELTDLYYMGIRYGIESQADQEHLSLLKYTTQEIDDIPSTIDGVIAVGRFSENEINRFKKLTTNVVLIDSDTAHQGCDAVLIDFQSVMKQAIDHLLDRGCEQIGFIGGNPLYTGMSDLREHFFRTYCLDMAILHEDLILLDSFNVESGYRLMKQFLEDKNVSNVGFVAANDPLAIGALKALNQENIKIPQQVRLVGINDISVSKYVYPALTSVRIEKELMGKTAVQLMLERLQEEREICKKVYLDTSLVQRETT; encoded by the coding sequence ATGGCTACTATTAAAGATATTGCTAAAAAAGCAGGTGTGTCGATCGCTACTGTCTCAAGAGTATTAAACTATGATCCTACCTTGTCAGTAGGCGACGAAACAAAAAAACGAATATTCGAGATTGCTGAATCGATGTCCTATCAAAAAAGAGCAACCAGAAAAAAACTGACAAGAAGAATTGCATTTGTGCATTGGGTAACCGAATCAGAGGAATTAACAGATTTGTATTATATGGGGATCAGGTATGGTATCGAATCACAGGCAGATCAGGAGCATTTGAGCCTATTAAAATATACAACGCAAGAAATTGATGATATTCCCTCTACTATTGATGGTGTCATTGCAGTTGGACGTTTTAGCGAAAACGAAATTAATCGATTTAAAAAATTAACAACGAATGTCGTGTTAATCGATTCAGATACAGCTCACCAAGGCTGTGATGCTGTATTAATTGATTTTCAAAGTGTGATGAAACAGGCCATCGATCATTTGCTTGATCGCGGATGTGAACAAATTGGTTTTATTGGCGGGAATCCCCTCTACACAGGGATGAGCGATTTACGCGAGCATTTTTTCCGTACTTACTGTCTTGACATGGCCATTTTACATGAGGATCTCATTTTACTGGATAGCTTTAATGTGGAAAGTGGTTATCGCTTGATGAAGCAATTTTTAGAAGATAAAAACGTCAGTAATGTTGGCTTTGTAGCAGCAAATGATCCGTTAGCGATTGGAGCATTAAAGGCGTTGAATCAGGAGAATATTAAAATCCCTCAGCAGGTTCGTTTAGTAGGGATTAATGATATAAGTGTTTCGAAATATGTTTATCCTGCTCTAACTTCTGTCCGGATCGAAAAAGAGTTAATGGGAAAAACTGCCGTTCAGTTAATGTTGGAACGATTGCAGGAGGAACGGGAAATCTGCAAGAAGGTCTATCTAGATACATCGCTTGTACAACGAGAAACAACCTGA
- a CDS encoding RluA family pseudouridine synthase: protein MTKQFNIESKTELLPFLIENMENKSRNAVKSILKRGQVYVNDQSITQHNYLLQPGATVSIQSNAVHKATSFDNMKLLYEDASLIVIDKASGLLSIATEKEKQMTAYKQLTQYVKTKDKQNRIFIVHRLDRDTSGVMVFAKSEKVKQQLQNNWKSLVVERTYVALVEGKVQSPKDTITSWLKESSGFKMYSSHKPGDGKEAITTYQLLKTGQEKSLVSIQLQTGRKNQIRVHMSDIGHPIVGDKKYGANINTIGRLGLHAQVLQLIHPITKKRLRFESPIPKEFKV, encoded by the coding sequence ATGACGAAGCAATTTAACATAGAATCAAAAACAGAACTTTTACCGTTTTTAATCGAGAATATGGAGAATAAAAGCAGAAATGCGGTGAAATCGATATTAAAAAGAGGACAGGTATATGTGAATGATCAAAGTATTACCCAGCACAATTACTTGCTACAACCAGGAGCGACGGTATCGATCCAATCGAATGCTGTCCATAAAGCTACGTCCTTTGACAACATGAAGCTTCTTTATGAGGATGCATCACTTATCGTTATTGATAAGGCATCCGGTTTGTTATCGATTGCTACAGAAAAAGAAAAGCAAATGACCGCATACAAACAATTAACACAATATGTAAAGACCAAAGATAAGCAAAATCGCATATTTATTGTCCATCGATTAGACCGTGATACGTCAGGTGTGATGGTGTTTGCCAAGTCGGAAAAAGTTAAACAGCAACTGCAAAATAATTGGAAATCACTAGTGGTAGAACGTACTTATGTAGCACTTGTTGAGGGAAAAGTCCAATCACCAAAAGACACCATTACGTCGTGGTTAAAAGAATCGAGCGGGTTTAAGATGTATTCGAGTCATAAACCAGGTGATGGAAAAGAGGCCATCACCACATATCAGCTCTTAAAAACAGGACAAGAAAAATCATTAGTTTCCATTCAATTGCAAACTGGCAGAAAAAATCAAATTCGGGTTCATATGTCCGATATCGGTCATCCGATTGTTGGAGATAAGAAATACGGAGCAAATATAAACACGATTGGCAGGTTGGGATTGCATGCGCAGGTGTTGCAGCTGATCCATCCAATTACAAAAAAAAGACTCCGATTTGAGTCACCAATTCCTAAAGAATTCAAGGTGTAA
- a CDS encoding glycoside hydrolase family 2 TIM barrel-domain containing protein — MFNKSKFVYSPPANGYPEWNNNPEIFELNRMPQHASAIPFSSKETALAGNVEESGDYQSLNGEWSFHFSENPNLRIKDFYHKDYDRSDWDSIQVPGHWQLQGYEYPQYVNTRYPWIEHDDIEAPFAPTNYNPVGQYVRTFSITEEWSEKPVILHFAGVEAAFYVWVNGELAGYSEDTFTPAEFNITPYLQAGENTLAVEVYRWADASWLEDQDFWRVSGIFRDVYLYALPAIHLYDHRIRTTFDQHYHHAELEVKASLLNYFESFFSSSRIEMELLDADQQTITKQTVDFDITNKETASITTKTQIDSPHQWSAEDPYLYTLVFTIYGDNQETLEVFSRQVGFRQFEMIDNIMHINGKRIVFKGVNRHEFTADRARAVSKQDMIDDIVLMKQYNINAVRTSHYPNHPTWYDLCDQYGLYVIDETNLETHGTWSYGQQALENTVPGSKAEWTANVLDRCQSMYERDKNHPSIIIWSLGNESFGGDNFLKMYDYFKETDPTRLVHYEGVFHYRPSDRASDMESTMYRSPQELEFYATQPGEKKPYILCEYSHSMGNSTGNLHKYTELFDQYPSLQGGFIWDWKDQALRTTTDDGTEFLAYGGDFGESPHDGNFAGDGLIFADGTISPKLIEAKTCYQNIGLELVDLAKGQYKVVNKHLFQSLSAYQLVWTVAENGDVTESGMLSLAAAAGESQLITIPYQFDDFSTNKEQVITLQVMYHELPFWAEPDHEVAFGQFFVPAVTSAVESEEGTLEVEGTASHYVINGDGFTLSFDKETGLCNSYNVDNTEYLKQPITPNYWRAMTDNDRGAKFDEKSAEWKQVSLERQLTDLTISEDGVGVVVETSFYLATASVSYVKLVYRIDPSGKVEIDHQLQPGEQVSDIPEIGLRFEMDQSFDTIKWYGKGPHETYWDRQHSGKVAIHESKIADQLQPYLKPQESGNICGVRWCEIVNGENKGLKISGDPVIEVNAIPYTPFELEEASHHYKLPSSEKVSVRVNGWQTGVGGDDSWGQHVHPEFRLFTNRTYSYKYTLTTISR, encoded by the coding sequence ATGTTTAACAAATCAAAATTCGTTTATTCTCCACCAGCAAATGGATATCCGGAATGGAACAACAACCCTGAAATTTTTGAGTTAAATCGTATGCCTCAGCATGCGTCAGCCATACCATTTTCCTCGAAAGAAACGGCTCTTGCCGGAAATGTGGAAGAATCAGGTGATTACCAAAGTTTGAATGGAGAATGGTCGTTCCATTTCTCTGAAAATCCTAATTTGCGAATTAAGGATTTTTATCATAAAGATTATGATCGGTCTGATTGGGATTCGATACAAGTTCCAGGACACTGGCAACTGCAAGGTTATGAGTATCCGCAATATGTGAATACAAGATATCCATGGATTGAACATGATGATATTGAAGCACCTTTTGCACCTACCAATTACAATCCGGTAGGACAATATGTCAGAACCTTCTCGATTACAGAGGAATGGTCAGAAAAACCGGTAATTCTACATTTTGCAGGTGTAGAGGCCGCTTTTTATGTGTGGGTAAATGGTGAGCTTGCAGGTTATAGTGAAGATACGTTTACACCTGCGGAATTTAATATTACGCCTTATCTGCAAGCAGGTGAGAATACCTTAGCTGTCGAAGTGTACCGTTGGGCAGATGCCAGTTGGTTAGAGGATCAAGATTTCTGGCGAGTGAGTGGTATTTTCCGTGATGTGTATTTGTATGCTCTTCCTGCGATCCATCTGTATGATCACCGTATTCGTACAACATTCGATCAACATTATCACCATGCAGAGCTTGAAGTAAAAGCGTCTTTACTCAATTATTTCGAGTCTTTTTTTTCTTCGAGCCGTATCGAGATGGAGCTGTTGGATGCCGATCAGCAAACGATCACAAAGCAGACGGTTGATTTTGATATCACGAACAAGGAAACAGCATCAATCACGACAAAAACGCAAATTGACAGCCCTCATCAGTGGAGTGCGGAAGACCCTTATTTGTACACGTTAGTATTTACCATCTACGGAGATAATCAAGAAACGCTGGAGGTATTTTCGAGACAAGTAGGTTTTCGTCAGTTTGAAATGATCGACAATATTATGCATATAAACGGTAAACGGATTGTCTTTAAAGGTGTCAACAGACATGAATTTACTGCGGACAGGGCCCGAGCTGTCTCGAAGCAGGATATGATCGATGATATTGTCTTAATGAAGCAATACAACATTAATGCTGTTCGTACGTCACATTATCCGAATCATCCAACCTGGTATGACCTGTGTGATCAATACGGGCTATATGTGATCGATGAAACAAACCTTGAAACGCACGGAACATGGTCTTACGGTCAACAAGCTTTGGAAAACACGGTACCTGGCAGTAAAGCAGAATGGACAGCCAATGTGCTGGATCGTTGTCAGTCTATGTATGAAAGGGACAAAAATCATCCGTCGATCATTATCTGGTCACTTGGTAATGAGTCGTTTGGTGGTGACAATTTCTTGAAAATGTACGATTATTTTAAAGAGACAGACCCGACACGACTGGTACATTATGAAGGTGTATTCCATTATCGTCCATCTGATCGAGCATCAGATATGGAATCGACTATGTATCGCAGTCCGCAAGAGCTGGAATTCTATGCAACACAGCCAGGTGAGAAGAAACCTTATATTCTTTGTGAGTATAGTCATTCAATGGGGAATTCGACAGGGAACCTTCATAAATATACCGAGTTGTTTGATCAATATCCATCTTTACAAGGCGGTTTTATTTGGGATTGGAAGGACCAGGCACTCAGAACGACAACAGATGATGGTACCGAATTTTTAGCGTATGGAGGAGACTTTGGAGAGTCACCACATGATGGCAATTTTGCCGGAGATGGTTTGATTTTTGCAGATGGTACGATTTCGCCAAAGTTAATTGAAGCAAAAACATGTTATCAAAACATTGGGTTGGAATTAGTAGATCTGGCAAAAGGTCAATATAAAGTGGTTAACAAGCATCTGTTTCAATCTTTATCTGCTTATCAATTAGTTTGGACTGTGGCAGAGAACGGAGATGTTACAGAATCTGGTATGCTTTCTTTGGCTGCTGCAGCGGGTGAGTCCCAATTGATTACTATTCCTTACCAATTTGATGACTTTTCTACAAACAAAGAACAAGTCATTACATTACAAGTTATGTATCATGAACTGCCATTCTGGGCTGAACCGGATCACGAAGTAGCTTTCGGACAATTTTTTGTTCCTGCGGTAACGTCAGCAGTGGAGAGTGAAGAAGGTACATTAGAGGTAGAGGGAACGGCTAGTCACTATGTAATAAATGGTGATGGATTTACCCTTTCTTTTGATAAAGAGACTGGTTTATGCAACTCCTATAACGTGGATAATACAGAATATTTGAAGCAGCCGATCACACCAAATTACTGGCGTGCGATGACAGATAATGATCGCGGAGCTAAATTTGATGAGAAAAGTGCTGAATGGAAGCAGGTGAGTCTAGAGCGGCAGTTGACAGATTTGACGATCAGTGAAGATGGTGTAGGAGTTGTTGTTGAAACAAGCTTTTATTTAGCAACTGCGTCTGTATCATATGTTAAGCTTGTATACCGAATTGATCCGTCTGGTAAAGTCGAAATCGATCACCAGCTTCAGCCAGGGGAACAGGTATCTGATATTCCTGAGATTGGTTTGCGCTTCGAAATGGATCAGTCGTTTGACACGATAAAATGGTATGGAAAAGGACCACATGAAACATATTGGGATCGTCAGCATAGTGGAAAAGTGGCGATTCATGAATCGAAAATTGCTGATCAACTGCAACCTTATTTAAAACCACAGGAAAGCGGCAATATATGTGGCGTACGCTGGTGTGAAATCGTCAATGGGGAAAATAAAGGATTGAAGATTAGTGGTGATCCTGTAATTGAGGTGAATGCGATACCGTATACACCATTTGAATTGGAAGAAGCAAGTCATCATTACAAATTACCGTCATCGGAAAAAGTATCTGTTCGAGTAAACGGCTGGCAAACAGGCGTGGGTGGAGATGACAGCTGGGGGCAGCATGTCCATCCGGAATTTCGTTTATTTACGAATCGTACGTACAGTTACAAGTATACTCTCACAACGATTTCAAGATAA
- a CDS encoding Na+/H+ antiporter NhaC family protein, whose amino-acid sequence MEGSWISLIPFCIVIITAIKTKQVFPGLTLGLIVGCYIINPSIVGGMEQAAQYIVESLTDINNLKIIIFLYMFSGLVGIMKASGGIKGFVKAASTKIHSRKQALLLTWASTLGTFSAPSFRIVTVAPIMKALLQKINMTRKELAFMIETSTQPVIVLIPIATAFVGYMVSVIEMGLQNQGIEADAYSLYIQSIPFNFFAISMIIIGTLFVWFRHPKKVDSEARNPEQIKESTQADEEEVPSKPWNLIVPVALVILLTLILTWLDGVKQGYTSFQAFIEADVLQAMVVALFFTLLITICMLIAQKQKLKKIIHEFIEAGNNLMSVILLLSVVWALSSVTEELGFSTFVTNNVDWVPQMLIPPVMFLIGSFVSYFIGSSWGTWGILMPLGISLAQAADASLPLVIGAVFASGSFGSIASPLSDNNNTIAGLLNINAMDYARYKLLPALIALGISTILYSIMTFIL is encoded by the coding sequence TTGGAAGGTAGCTGGATCTCCCTTATTCCATTTTGTATCGTTATTATCACTGCTATTAAAACAAAACAGGTATTTCCAGGCTTGACGCTTGGTTTAATTGTTGGTTGTTACATTATCAATCCATCCATAGTTGGCGGGATGGAACAAGCTGCCCAATACATTGTCGAAAGTCTGACAGATATCAATAATTTGAAAATTATTATCTTTTTATATATGTTCTCCGGACTCGTCGGGATTATGAAAGCATCTGGTGGAATTAAAGGTTTTGTGAAAGCAGCCTCTACCAAAATTCATTCCAGAAAACAGGCACTGCTGTTAACATGGGCTTCTACACTTGGCACATTCAGTGCACCAAGCTTTCGTATCGTAACCGTTGCTCCGATTATGAAAGCATTATTACAAAAAATTAACATGACGCGCAAAGAACTAGCGTTTATGATTGAAACAAGTACACAACCCGTTATCGTGTTAATTCCCATCGCTACGGCATTTGTCGGATATATGGTATCAGTAATTGAGATGGGCTTACAAAATCAGGGGATTGAGGCTGACGCTTATTCATTATACATCCAGAGTATCCCTTTTAATTTCTTTGCAATTTCGATGATCATTATCGGTACACTGTTTGTCTGGTTCCGTCATCCGAAGAAGGTGGACAGTGAAGCCCGTAACCCGGAACAGATTAAGGAGTCTACTCAAGCAGATGAAGAAGAGGTGCCGAGTAAACCATGGAATTTGATTGTTCCGGTTGCCTTAGTTATTCTTCTGACACTAATACTAACTTGGTTGGACGGGGTAAAACAAGGTTATACATCCTTCCAGGCATTCATTGAAGCAGATGTCTTGCAGGCGATGGTTGTTGCCCTGTTCTTCACATTACTGATCACGATCTGCATGCTGATCGCGCAAAAGCAAAAGTTAAAAAAAATCATACATGAATTTATCGAGGCTGGGAATAACTTAATGTCGGTGATTTTATTATTGTCAGTCGTCTGGGCATTATCCTCTGTAACCGAGGAATTAGGATTTTCTACTTTTGTAACCAATAACGTGGACTGGGTACCGCAAATGCTGATTCCACCAGTAATGTTTCTAATCGGTTCGTTTGTTTCCTACTTTATCGGGTCTTCATGGGGAACATGGGGCATTCTGATGCCACTTGGCATATCACTTGCACAAGCAGCCGATGCTTCTTTACCATTAGTGATAGGGGCAGTTTTTGCCAGTGGATCGTTTGGCTCAATTGCTTCCCCATTGAGTGACAATAATAATACAATAGCTGGCTTGCTGAATATTAATGCAATGGATTATGCCCGCTATAAGCTACTTCCAGCACTGATTGCTCTTGGCATATCGACTATTTTATACAGTATTATGACATTTATCTTATAA
- a CDS encoding dienelactone hydrolase family protein, with protein MNQLDQLFNQFYTNAIEDSVKAVGPVERKLALKSRLLELLGDFSYLDETKVDMQPELIETVETDGYIRERITLPITQMIDIPVYVLTPSKKQAAYPAVLALHGHGNGVKEALGVSENGETQQKAGIHSQFAVELVKRGFKVFAPEVIGFGERRLTRDIEAGKQNSCEAMATNLLMEGKTIAGLRIWEARRILDYIETLEDVDRDKQGIMGFSGGALISAYTAALDSRIKATVLTGFTNTFKGSIMAMHHCIDNYIPGILNYAELPEWISLISPRSLFIESGEHDRIFPNQFVKEAITEIEECYHNRQQNFAYDIFPGAHEISGRKAYDWLVNQLD; from the coding sequence ATGAATCAACTAGATCAATTGTTTAATCAATTTTACACCAATGCGATAGAAGATTCAGTGAAAGCAGTAGGACCAGTGGAAAGAAAGCTGGCATTGAAAAGTAGATTATTAGAATTGCTTGGTGATTTTTCTTATTTGGATGAAACGAAAGTAGATATGCAACCTGAGTTAATAGAAACAGTGGAAACTGATGGCTATATACGGGAAAGGATTACCCTGCCGATTACTCAGATGATTGACATTCCTGTGTATGTGCTGACCCCTTCGAAAAAGCAGGCAGCATATCCGGCAGTATTAGCACTTCACGGTCATGGTAATGGAGTGAAAGAGGCACTCGGGGTAAGTGAAAATGGGGAAACACAGCAGAAGGCAGGGATCCACAGTCAATTCGCAGTGGAACTGGTGAAAAGGGGTTTTAAAGTTTTCGCACCTGAAGTGATTGGTTTTGGTGAGCGCAGACTGACTAGAGATATTGAGGCAGGTAAACAGAATTCGTGTGAAGCGATGGCAACGAATCTATTGATGGAAGGAAAAACAATTGCTGGTTTACGGATTTGGGAAGCACGTCGTATTCTGGATTATATCGAAACGTTAGAGGACGTAGATAGGGATAAACAAGGAATCATGGGATTTTCTGGTGGTGCTTTAATATCAGCCTACACAGCTGCACTGGATTCTCGTATCAAAGCTACTGTGCTGACGGGCTTTACGAATACGTTTAAGGGAAGCATTATGGCAATGCATCATTGTATTGATAATTATATTCCTGGTATTTTGAATTACGCAGAACTACCAGAATGGATTTCATTAATTTCACCAAGGAGTTTGTTCATAGAGTCTGGTGAGCATGATCGTATTTTTCCTAATCAATTTGTCAAAGAAGCAATCACTGAAATAGAGGAATGTTATCATAACCGTCAGCAAAATTTCGCCTATGATATTTTTCCTGGCGCGCATGAAATTAGTGGTCGAAAGGCATATGATTGGCTAGTAAATCAATTAGACTGA